From the genome of Nocardia sp. NBC_01503, one region includes:
- a CDS encoding hydrogenase large subunit — protein sequence MSADRVQRTRRLIRTGELADATEELLADGYRLGLVAAHDDGDGVLRVVYLFLAGRPDRRLELECHLPAHDPVLPSLAYISFPAGRFEREMMDLYGIRVHGHPRPRRLVRHAHWPEDWHPMRADAHRIPDFHGAEELRFLTVGGNGVYEIPVGPVHAGLIEPGHFRFSVVGETVVRLKARLWYLHRGIERLFHGRSATDAVDLAERISGDTSAAHALAHSLAVEEACAITVPDDVHRLRAILVEMERLYNHAADLGALANDVGYGLANAHALRIRERLLRLNTAVTGHRLLRGAIRPGGVVLRALPDARELRSLATDLAEVAELTLRNGLVFDRFAGTGILTGDDARALGCLGYSARASDLVTDARLDHPAVELPVTEIRADAGDVLARFTMRRDEFAASTTLVTELTENHCGTIEFITGPSTTASGTGVGIVEGWRGTITHRVEIDTAGRLTRAKIVDPSWFNWPALPVAMSETIVPDFPLVNKSFNLSYAGNDL from the coding sequence ATGAGCGCGGATCGGGTGCAGCGCACACGTCGACTCATCCGGACCGGCGAACTCGCCGATGCCACCGAAGAACTCCTCGCCGACGGTTATCGGCTCGGCTTGGTCGCCGCTCATGACGACGGCGACGGCGTCTTGCGCGTCGTGTATCTGTTCCTCGCGGGCCGACCCGACCGTCGGCTGGAACTGGAATGCCATCTGCCCGCCCACGATCCGGTGCTGCCGTCACTGGCATACATTTCATTTCCCGCCGGACGGTTCGAACGGGAAATGATGGACCTCTACGGGATTCGTGTGCACGGCCATCCCCGCCCACGCCGCCTGGTCCGCCATGCGCACTGGCCCGAGGACTGGCACCCGATGCGCGCCGACGCTCACCGGATCCCGGATTTCCACGGAGCGGAAGAGTTGCGATTCCTGACTGTCGGCGGCAACGGCGTCTACGAAATACCCGTCGGCCCGGTACACGCCGGACTCATCGAGCCCGGTCATTTCCGGTTCTCCGTAGTCGGCGAGACGGTGGTGCGACTCAAGGCCCGGCTGTGGTATCTGCATCGAGGTATCGAGCGACTGTTCCACGGTCGCAGCGCAACCGACGCGGTCGACCTCGCCGAACGGATCAGCGGTGACACCTCCGCGGCCCACGCGCTGGCCCACAGCCTCGCGGTCGAGGAAGCATGCGCGATCACGGTGCCGGACGATGTCCACCGGCTGCGCGCCATACTCGTCGAGATGGAGCGGCTCTACAACCATGCGGCCGACCTGGGCGCGCTGGCCAACGATGTCGGATACGGGCTGGCCAACGCCCACGCCCTGCGTATTCGAGAGCGATTGCTGCGCTTGAATACGGCGGTGACCGGGCACCGCCTGTTGCGCGGCGCGATCCGTCCGGGCGGAGTGGTGCTGCGCGCTCTGCCCGACGCGCGCGAGTTACGTTCACTGGCAACCGATCTCGCCGAGGTAGCCGAGCTCACACTGCGCAATGGGCTGGTCTTCGACCGCTTCGCCGGGACCGGCATACTCACCGGCGACGACGCCCGCGCACTGGGCTGCCTGGGATACTCCGCCCGCGCCAGCGATCTGGTCACCGACGCCCGCCTGGACCATCCCGCGGTCGAACTGCCCGTCACCGAGATCCGCGCCGACGCCGGCGATGTCCTCGCCCGCTTCACCATGCGCCGGGACGAATTCGCCGCCTCCACCACACTGGTCACAGAACTGACCGAAAATCACTGCGGAACAATAGAATTCATCACCGGCCCGAGCACCACCGCCTCCGGAACCGGGGTCGGTATCGTAGAGGGCTGGCGTGGCACAATCACACACCGGGTGGAGATCGATACGGCCGGGCGGCTGACACGAGCCAAGATCGTCGATCCGTCCTGGTTCAACTGGCCGGCATTGCCGGTGGCGATGAGTGAGACGATCGTGCCGGACTTCCCGCTGGTCAACAAGAGTTTCAATCTCTCCTATGCGGGCAACGATCTCTGA
- a CDS encoding ArsR/SmtB family transcription factor — MPGPQRPLHRMKADFFKTLGHPIRIRVLELLSERQHAVAEMLTEIGVEPANLSQQLSILRRAGLVTARRDGISMIYELATADVAELLAAARDILTGVIAGQAEALERPA; from the coding sequence ATGCCAGGACCGCAACGGCCGCTCCATCGGATGAAAGCCGACTTCTTCAAAACTCTCGGCCATCCCATCCGAATCCGCGTGCTCGAATTACTCAGCGAGCGCCAACACGCTGTCGCCGAAATGCTGACCGAGATCGGCGTCGAACCGGCCAACCTGTCGCAGCAACTGTCCATCCTCCGCCGCGCCGGCCTGGTCACCGCGCGCCGCGACGGGATCTCGATGATCTACGAACTCGCCACCGCCGACGTCGCCGAACTCTTGGCCGCGGCGCGGGACATCCTCACCGGCGTGATAGCCGGCCAGGCAGAAGCCCTGGAGCGGCCCGCCTAA